A single window of Sander lucioperca isolate FBNREF2018 chromosome 22, SLUC_FBN_1.2, whole genome shotgun sequence DNA harbors:
- the LOC116058522 gene encoding cytochrome c oxidase assembly protein COX11, mitochondrial isoform X1: MLLPLLVRPSLCGPQASVILTRCVRTLHSQAEHFLRRRLPPRPHGHSRGTKTRGRKSKSQEEEWKSRNKTVLTYIAAAGVGMIGLSYAAVPLYRLYCQASGLGGTAVAGHDADQVETMTPVKERVLKISFNADTHASMQWNFRPQQTEIFVVPGETALAFYRAKNPTDQPIIGISTYNVVPFEAGQYFNKIQCFCFEEQRLNPHEEVDMPVFFYIDPEFDEDPRMARVDTIILSYTFFEAKEGQKLPLPGY; the protein is encoded by the exons ATGCTGCTCCCGTTGCTGGTGCGTCCGTCTCTCTGCGGCCCTCAGGCCTCCGTGATCTTAACACGGTGCGTCCGGACGCTGCACTCTCAGGCCGAGCACTTCCTGCGACGGAGGCTCCCCCCGCGCCCTCACGGGCACAGCCGGGGCACCAAGACCCGAGGCCGGAAGTCCAAGAGCCAGGAGGAGGAGTGGAAGAGCCGCAACAAGACGGTGCTGACGTACATCGCCGCCGCCGGCGTGGGGATGATCGGCCTGTCGTATGCCGCCGTGCCGCTATACAGGCTCTACTGCCAG GCGTCGGGGCTCGGCGGCACGGCGGTAGCCGGACACGACGCGGATCAGGTGGAGACGATGACGCCGGTGAAGGAACGCGTTCTCAAGATCAGCTTCAACGCAGACACGCACGCCAGCATGCAGTGGAACTTCAGACCACAGCAGACGGAGATCTTT GTGGTTCCGGGCGAGACGGCGCTGGCCTTCTACAGAGCCAAGAACCCGACAGACCAGCCCATCATCGGCATCTCCACCTACAACGTGGTGCCCTTCGAGGCCGGACAATACTTCAACAAGATCCAG TGTTTCTGCTTCGAGGAGCAGCGTCTGAACCCTCACGAGGAAGTGGACATGCCCGTCTTCTTCTACATCGACCCAGAGTTCGACGAGGACCCCCGCATGGCGCGCGTGGACACCATCATCCTGTCCTACACCTTCTTTGAAGCCAAGGAGGGTCAGAAGCTCCCTCTGCCCGGATACTAG
- the LOC118494297 gene encoding immunoglobulin superfamily member 10-like has protein sequence MAAVTELSFLLFALINNIHAQERIFVKKEGDSYTFNLPNNTDSCLISRSVGEEKLVLWNTSDLWSNSSSVPEHLKQRLVSSVKTSSYTILDLTHSDSGPYREECWTEGNVTHDNNFTITVCTSIGGTAIDERLGGTVDLPCEGAADNLDVQWLKQDSRYEQETWSRVFGDKTTSVMDNVRGRYQVVTNTSALRVSNVTGTDFTDYRCLVMHQQQCVSSHPVGLELQVEVIYHSVGETAVLPCTITDSTDEQPPRWSNLFSSDLGQLNQTVPSVDQNYSLVFSSLMLNHSGLYYCFTSMRYQRYQLFVCPKFGPPAVELFSEGEEVTLRCTDRREDMWHVWFIKSNRTEGRIITVESDQSMSRVSWYDNNGSLVISNISAGDAGEYWCVVYDPYDQCVSTERTVLVYMEPFGIYSTSFKKLEKV, from the exons atggctgcagtcacagagctctccttcctgctgtttgctctcatcaacaacatccatgcacaagaaCGGATCTTTGTCAAAAAGGAAGGAGACTCTTAcaccttcaacctccccaacaACACCgactcctgcctgatctccagatctgttggtgaggagaagcttgtcctgtggaacacctctgacctctggtccaacagctcctcagtacCTGAACACCTGAAACAACGACTTGTCAGCTCGGTGAAaacttcttcttacaccatcctcgacctgacccattcagactccggcccgtaccgagaggagtgttggactgagggcaacgtgacgcATGACAACAACttcactattactgtttgtacttcAATAGGTGGGACAGCTATTGATGAGAGACTTGGAGGAACAGTGGACCTGCcatgtgagggagcagctgataatctggatgtccagtggctcaaacaggactctagatatgagcaagaaacatggagcagagtttttggggacaagacgacatcagtgatggacaatgttagaggaagataccaagtggtgacaaacacatcagctcttcgtgTTTCCAACGTCACAG GAACAGACTTTACAGACTACAGATGTCTGGTGATgcaccaacagcagtgtgttagcagtcacCCTGTAGGGTTGGAACTACAGGTTGAGGTAATCTACCACTCAGTGGGAGagaccgctgtgttgccgtgcactatcactgactccactgatgaacagcccccacGTTGGTCTAATCTGTTCTCCTCTGACCTAGGACAACTaaaccagactgttccttcagtagaccaaaactactcgctggtgttttcatctctaatgttaaatcactcaggtcTGTACTACTGTTTCACCTCTATGAGATATCAACGGTATCAGCTGTTTGTGTGCCCCAAATTtggcccccctgctgtagagctcttctcagagggagaagaagtcactctcagatgcaCAGATAGGAGAGAGGACATGTGGCATGTTTGGTTTATCAAGTCAaaccgaacagagggaagaatcaTTACTGTAGAGTCTGATCAGAGCATGAGCAGAGTGAGCTGGTACGATAATAATGGGAgcctggttatctctaatatctcagCGGGAGACGCAGGAGAGTACTGGTGTGTAGTTTATGACCCATATGATCAGtgtgtgtcaacagagagaactgtgttagtgtacatggagccctttgggatttactccacATCCTTCAAA AAACTTGAGAAGGTGTGA
- the LOC116058522 gene encoding cytochrome c oxidase assembly protein COX11, mitochondrial isoform X2 gives MLLPLASVILTRCVRTLHSQAEHFLRRRLPPRPHGHSRGTKTRGRKSKSQEEEWKSRNKTVLTYIAAAGVGMIGLSYAAVPLYRLYCQASGLGGTAVAGHDADQVETMTPVKERVLKISFNADTHASMQWNFRPQQTEIFVVPGETALAFYRAKNPTDQPIIGISTYNVVPFEAGQYFNKIQCFCFEEQRLNPHEEVDMPVFFYIDPEFDEDPRMARVDTIILSYTFFEAKEGQKLPLPGY, from the exons ATGCTGCTCCCGTT GGCCTCCGTGATCTTAACACGGTGCGTCCGGACGCTGCACTCTCAGGCCGAGCACTTCCTGCGACGGAGGCTCCCCCCGCGCCCTCACGGGCACAGCCGGGGCACCAAGACCCGAGGCCGGAAGTCCAAGAGCCAGGAGGAGGAGTGGAAGAGCCGCAACAAGACGGTGCTGACGTACATCGCCGCCGCCGGCGTGGGGATGATCGGCCTGTCGTATGCCGCCGTGCCGCTATACAGGCTCTACTGCCAG GCGTCGGGGCTCGGCGGCACGGCGGTAGCCGGACACGACGCGGATCAGGTGGAGACGATGACGCCGGTGAAGGAACGCGTTCTCAAGATCAGCTTCAACGCAGACACGCACGCCAGCATGCAGTGGAACTTCAGACCACAGCAGACGGAGATCTTT GTGGTTCCGGGCGAGACGGCGCTGGCCTTCTACAGAGCCAAGAACCCGACAGACCAGCCCATCATCGGCATCTCCACCTACAACGTGGTGCCCTTCGAGGCCGGACAATACTTCAACAAGATCCAG TGTTTCTGCTTCGAGGAGCAGCGTCTGAACCCTCACGAGGAAGTGGACATGCCCGTCTTCTTCTACATCGACCCAGAGTTCGACGAGGACCCCCGCATGGCGCGCGTGGACACCATCATCCTGTCCTACACCTTCTTTGAAGCCAAGGAGGGTCAGAAGCTCCCTCTGCCCGGATACTAG